A window of the Macaca nemestrina isolate mMacNem1 chromosome X, mMacNem.hap1, whole genome shotgun sequence genome harbors these coding sequences:
- the LOC105485076 gene encoding SLIT and NTRK-like protein 2 has translation MLSGVWFLSVLTVAGILQTESRKTAKDICKIRCLCEEKENVLNINCENKGFTTVSLLQPPQYRIYQLFLNGNLLTRLYPNEFVNYSNAVTLHLGNNGLQEIRTGAFSGLKTLKRLHLNNNKLEILREDTFLGLESLEYLQADYNYISAIEAGAFSKLNKLKVLILNDNLLLSLPSNVFRFVLLTHLDLRGNRLKVMPFAGVLEHIGGIMEIQLEENPWNCTCDLLPLKAWLDTITVFVGEIVCETPFRLHGKDVTQLTRQDLCPRKSASDSSQRGSHADTHVQRLSPTMNPALNPTRAPKASRPPKMRNRPTPRVTVSKDRQSFGPIMVYQTKSPVPLTCPSSCVCTSQSSDNGLNVNCQERKFTNISDLQPKPTSPKKLYLTGNYLQTVYKNDLLEYSSLDLLHLGNNRIAVIQEGAFTNLTSLRRLYLNGNYLEVLYPSMFDGLQSLQYLYLEYNVIKEIKPLTFDALINLQLLFLNNNLLRSLPDNIFGGTALTRLNLRNNHFSHLPVKGVLDQLPAFIQIDLQENPWDCTCDIMGLKDWTEHANSPVIINEVTCESPAKHAGEILKFLGREAICPDSPNLSDGTILSMNHNTDTPRSLSVSPSSYPELHTEVPLSVLILGLLVVFILSVCFGAGLFVFVLKRRKGVPSVPRNTNNLDVSSFQLQYGSYNTETHDKTDGHVYNYIPPPVGQMCQNPIYMQKEGDPVAYYRNLQEFSYSNLEEKKEEPATPAYTISATELLEKQATPREPELLYQNIAERVKELPSTGLVHYNFCTLPKRQFAPSYESRRQNQDRINKTVLYGTPRKCFVGQSKPNHPLLQAKPQSEPDYLEVLEKQTAISQL, from the coding sequence ATGCTGAGCGGCGTTTGGTTCCTCAGTGTGTTAACCGTGGCCGGGATCTTACAGACGGAGAGTCGCAAAACTGCCAAAGACATTTGCAAGATCCGCTGTCTGTGCGAAGAAAAGGAAAACGTACTGAATATTAACTGTGAGAACAAAGGATTTACAACAGTTAGTCTGCTCCAGCCCCCCCAGTATCGAATCTATCAGCTTTTTCTCAATGGAAACCTCTTGACAAGACTGTATCCAAACGAATTTGTCAATTACTCCAACGCGGTGACTCTTCACCTAGGTAACAACGGGTTACAGGAGATCCGAACAGGGGCATTCAGTGGCCTGAAAACTCTCAAAAGACtgcatctcaacaacaacaagcTTGAGATATTGAGGGAGGACACCTTCCTGGGCTTGGAGAGCCTGGAGTATCTCCAGGCCGACTACAATTACATCAGTGCCATCGAGGCCGGGGCATTCAGCAAACTTAACAAGCTCAAAGTGCTCATCCTGAATGACAACCTTCTGCTTTCACTGCCCAGCAATGTGTTCCGCTTTGTCCTGCTGACCCACTTAGACCTCAGGGGGAATAGGTTAAAAGTAATGCCTTTTGCTGGCGTCCTTGAACATATTGGAGGGATCATGGAGATTCAGCTGGAGGAAAATCCATGGAATTGCACTTGTGACTTACTTCCTCTCAAGGCTTGGCTAGATACCATAACTGTTTTTGTGGGAGAGATTGTCTGTGAAACTCCCTTTAGGTTGCATGGGAAAGATGTGACCCAGCTGACCCGGCAAGACCTCTGTCCCAGAAAAAGTGCCAGTGACTCCAGTCAGAGGGGCAGCCATGCTGACACCCACGTCCAAAGGCTGTCACCTACAATGAATCCTGCTCTCAACCCAACCAGGGCTCCAAAAGCCAGCCGGCCGCCCAAAATGAGAAATCGTCCAACTCCCCGAGTGACTGTGTCAAAGGACAGGCAAAGTTTTGGACCTATCATGGTGTACCAGACCAAGTCTCCTGTGCCTCTCACCTGTCCCAGCAGCTGTGTCTGCACCTCTCAGAGCTCAGACAATGGTCTGAACGTAAATTGCCAAGAAAGGAAGTTCACTAATATCTCTGACCTGCAGCCCAAACCGACCAGTCCAAAGAAACTCTACCTAACAGGGAACTATCTTCAAACTGTCTATAAGAATGACCTCTTAGAATACAGTTCTTTGGACTTACTGCACTTAGGAAACAACAGGATTGCGGTCATTCAGGAAGGTGCCTTTACAAACCTGACCAGTTTACGCAGACTTTATCTGAATGGCAATTACCTTGAAGTGCTGTACCCTTCTATGTTTGATGGACTGCAGAGCTTGCAATATCTCTATTTAGAGTATAATGTCATTAAGGAAATTAAGCCCCTGACCTTTGATGCTTTGATTAACCTACAGCTACTGTTTCTGAACAACAACCTTCTTCGGTCCTTACCTGATAATATATTTGGGGGGACGGCCCTAACCAGGCTGAATCTGAGAAACAACCATTTTTCTCACCTGCCCGTGAAAGGGGTTCTGGATCAGCTCCCGGCTTTCATCCAGATAGATCTGCAAGAGAACCCCTGGGACTGTACTTGTGACATCATGGGGTTGAAAGACTGGACAGAACATGCCAACTCCCCTGTCATCATTAATGAGGTGACTTGCGAATCTCCTGCTAAGCATGCAGGGGAGATACTAAAATTTCTGGGGAGGGAGGCTATCTGTCCAGACAGCCCAAACTTGTCAGATGGAACCATCTTGTCAATGAATCATAATACAGACACACCTCGGTCGCTTAGTGTGTCTCCCAGTTCCTATCCTGAACTACACACTGAAGTTCCACTGTCTGTCTTAATTCTGGGATTGCTTGTTGTTTTCATCTTATCTGTCTGTTTTGGGGCCGGTTTATTCGTCTTTGTCTTGAAACGCCGAAAGGGAGTGCCAAGTGTTCCCAGGAATACCAACAACTTAGACGTAAGTTCCTTTCAATTACAGTATGGGTCTTACAACACTGAGACTCACGATAAAACAGATGGCCATGTCTACAACTATATCCCCCCACCTGTGGGTCAGATGtgccaaaaccccatctacaTGCAGAAGGAAGGAGACCCAGTAGCCTATTACCGAAACCTGCAAGAGTTCAGCTACAGCAAcctggaggagaaaaaagaagagccAGCCACACCTGCTTACACAATAAGTGCCACTGAGCTGCTAGAAAAGCAGGCCACACCAAGAGAGCCTGAGCTGCTGTATCAAAATATTGCTGAGCGAGTCAAGGAACTCCCCAGCACAGGCCTAGTCCACTATAACTTTTGTACCTTACCTAAAAGGCAGTTTGCCCCTTCCTATGAATCTCGACGCCAAAACCAAGACAGAATCAATAAAACCGTTTTATATGGAACTCCCAGGAAATGCTTTGTGGGGCAGTCAAAACCCAACCATCCTTTACTGCAAGCTAAGCCGCAATCAGAACCGGACTACCTCGAAGTTCTGGAAAAACAAACTGCAATCAGTCAGCTGTGA